From a region of the Nitrospiria bacterium genome:
- a CDS encoding CBS domain-containing protein: MKAVQIMQRPVIATTPEASVRDIAFKLVNNGISGMPVVERDGSVRGIVTEADVLRVQLSGKQLEDVKAKDIMSVTPIAIDVEASIDEAKKLLQEYHIIRVPVTQHGKLVGIVSRSDIIRAMLEPEFLTF, from the coding sequence ATGAAAGCGGTTCAAATTATGCAAAGGCCAGTAATTGCCACTACCCCTGAAGCGTCGGTTCGGGATATTGCCTTCAAATTGGTCAACAACGGTATAAGCGGAATGCCTGTAGTGGAACGGGATGGCTCCGTCCGAGGAATTGTTACCGAGGCAGATGTTCTAAGAGTCCAGTTGTCCGGGAAACAGTTAGAAGACGTTAAAGCGAAGGATATTATGTCGGTCACGCCCATTGCCATTGATGTAGAAGCCTCTATTGATGAGGCAAAAAAACTGCTTCAGGAATATCATATCATCCGGGTTCCGGTGACACAGCATGGAAAATTAGTGGGGATCGTTTCAAGAAGTGATATTATTAGGGCCATGCTGGAGCCTGAATTTTTAACCTTTTAA
- the gpmA gene encoding 2,3-diphosphoglycerate-dependent phosphoglycerate mutase has product MKKLVLLRHGQSTWNKENRFTGWFDIGLSGEGEKEALRAGQLLQKEGYTFDLAYTSVLKRAIKTLWIVLEKMDLMWIPVYRNWRLNERHYGALQGLNKAETVKKHGAEQVQLWRRSYNIPPPGLTPDSEYFPGKDPRYAELKKEEIPLTECLMDTIHRFLPYWNETIAPLVREGKRVLIVAHGNSLRGLVKILDNISDEEIVKLNIPTGIPLVYELNDDLTPIRSFYLGDQEQVRKAAQSVADQTNTK; this is encoded by the coding sequence ATGAAAAAACTTGTTCTGCTCCGCCATGGTCAAAGCACGTGGAATAAGGAGAATCGTTTTACGGGATGGTTCGACATCGGTCTCAGTGGAGAAGGGGAGAAAGAGGCCCTTCGGGCAGGTCAATTATTGCAGAAGGAGGGTTATACGTTTGACCTGGCCTATACCTCCGTTCTCAAGAGGGCCATTAAAACCCTTTGGATTGTTTTGGAAAAAATGGACCTGATGTGGATTCCGGTTTATCGTAACTGGCGTCTGAATGAGCGGCATTACGGTGCACTTCAGGGACTCAACAAAGCAGAAACAGTAAAAAAGCATGGGGCCGAGCAGGTCCAATTGTGGCGGCGAAGCTATAATATTCCTCCCCCGGGTTTGACCCCAGACAGTGAGTATTTCCCCGGTAAAGATCCAAGATATGCCGAGTTGAAAAAAGAGGAGATCCCTTTAACGGAATGTTTAATGGATACCATTCATCGTTTTCTGCCCTATTGGAATGAAACCATCGCCCCTTTGGTCCGTGAAGGGAAGCGGGTTCTCATTGTGGCCCATGGAAACAGCCTTCGGGGTTTGGTGAAGATTTTGGATAACATCTCCGATGAAGAGATTGTCAAATTGAATATTCCCACGGGAATTCCCTTAGTGTATGAGCTCAATGATGATTTAACGCCTATTCGGAGTTTCTACCTGGGAGATCAGGAACAGGTGAGAAAGGCCGCCCAGTCCGTTGCGGATCAAACGAATACAAAATAA
- a CDS encoding PAS domain S-box protein translates to MRARPRKNYNSLQQSIDLLTVINQTQSHILSKKNPREVFEQLLESILNLTQGEKGFIGEVLNQPQGRSIIKMVALAGIKWNEKKHAFDGGLGPSEMKVNQLKNLTGAVLKSGQPVIFNKPVKNSTRGKKPEGKMRLMSLLGLPVYHGQEMVGIIGLVNRQRGYDLAMASYLEPLLLTCGNMVESLRMNQRRQQAELALRESEERFRLMADTAPVMIWISDPDKRCTYFNKVWLEFTGRSMEQELGNGWAEGVHPDDFNRALNTCIAAFDARESFQMEYRLRSKNGEYRWIYDHGIPSYLPNGHFNGYIGSCMDITDRKGFEKEIQKERSKAQKYLDVAGAIFVLIGKNQVVKSINKKGCEVLGYVESDIVGKNWFDNFLPERIRDKVKGAFSSLISGHIQPVEYFENSVLTKDGQEKMIVWHNTVLRDEKGEINASLSSGVDITERKRIEEALRKSEKILELTLDSLSAHIAIADQTGTILGVNAAWRRFAENNDFKLPNYGIGQNYITLCESVSGFESEMAKMVSKAIRKILTGQRNDFRVEYPCHSPKEQRWFQLRLTRFESSNGIRLVMSHENITERMLAEVALLERKKALRKSEAELRFLTGRLISVREEELRRLARELHDDFSQRLAAFAIEIGKLEKQIGSSRDPVSKKLGEIKDQVVRLSSDVHGISRRLHPSILDDLGLVYAVESECRAFSEREGVSVRFSHKQVPKTLSKEVSLCFYRITQESLRNIVKHSGAQKAKVNLKGQNGNVILKIHDFGVGFDLSSKQGKGGLGLASMKERVRLIQGDLSIRSKPGEGTVIEVCSPIKVGGK, encoded by the coding sequence ATGAGAGCTCGCCCAAGAAAAAATTATAATTCCCTTCAACAGAGCATTGACCTTTTAACCGTCATCAATCAGACGCAGTCACATATCTTGTCAAAGAAAAATCCCCGTGAGGTTTTTGAACAGTTGTTGGAATCCATTTTAAACCTTACCCAAGGTGAAAAGGGTTTTATCGGGGAGGTTTTAAATCAACCCCAAGGGCGTTCCATTATTAAGATGGTTGCGCTGGCGGGCATTAAATGGAATGAAAAAAAACACGCTTTTGATGGAGGTCTCGGACCCTCCGAGATGAAAGTCAATCAATTAAAAAACCTAACTGGGGCTGTTTTAAAGTCAGGTCAGCCCGTCATTTTTAATAAACCGGTGAAAAATTCTACCCGTGGGAAGAAACCCGAAGGCAAAATGAGACTCATGTCTTTATTGGGGTTGCCGGTCTACCATGGACAAGAGATGGTTGGAATCATTGGTTTGGTGAATCGTCAGAGGGGGTACGACTTGGCCATGGCCTCCTACCTAGAGCCCTTGTTGCTAACCTGCGGAAATATGGTTGAATCGCTTCGAATGAATCAACGCCGGCAACAAGCAGAACTTGCACTTCGGGAGAGTGAAGAACGGTTTCGACTGATGGCAGATACCGCTCCGGTGATGATTTGGATTTCAGACCCTGACAAACGTTGCACCTATTTTAATAAAGTCTGGTTGGAATTTACCGGCCGTTCAATGGAACAAGAGTTGGGAAACGGGTGGGCGGAGGGGGTTCATCCCGATGATTTTAATCGTGCCTTGAACACCTGCATTGCCGCATTTGATGCCCGGGAAAGTTTTCAAATGGAATATCGTCTCCGTTCGAAAAATGGTGAGTATCGGTGGATTTATGACCACGGGATTCCCTCCTATCTCCCCAATGGTCATTTTAACGGTTACATTGGGTCCTGTATGGATATCACCGATCGCAAAGGGTTTGAAAAGGAAATTCAGAAAGAGCGAAGTAAAGCACAGAAATATCTTGATGTGGCGGGGGCCATTTTTGTTTTAATCGGTAAAAATCAAGTGGTCAAATCCATTAATAAGAAGGGATGTGAGGTTCTGGGGTACGTTGAGTCGGACATTGTGGGAAAAAACTGGTTTGACAATTTTTTACCGGAAAGAATCCGTGACAAGGTAAAAGGGGCTTTTTCCTCTTTGATATCAGGCCATATTCAGCCGGTTGAGTATTTTGAAAATTCAGTCTTAACCAAAGATGGGCAGGAAAAAATGATTGTGTGGCATAACACGGTTTTACGGGATGAAAAAGGAGAGATAAATGCCAGTTTAAGCTCCGGTGTGGATATTACCGAGCGGAAGCGGATTGAAGAAGCCCTTCGCAAATCCGAAAAAATTTTAGAATTGACACTGGATTCTTTATCAGCCCATATCGCTATTGCGGATCAGACGGGAACCATCTTGGGGGTAAACGCCGCATGGCGTCGCTTCGCAGAAAACAATGATTTTAAATTGCCCAATTATGGGATAGGGCAAAATTATATCACCCTGTGTGAATCGGTTTCCGGATTTGAAAGTGAAATGGCGAAAATGGTTTCAAAAGCCATCCGGAAGATTTTAACGGGTCAACGCAACGATTTTCGCGTGGAGTACCCGTGTCACAGCCCGAAGGAGCAGCGTTGGTTTCAACTCCGGTTGACCCGATTCGAAAGCTCCAATGGAATTCGATTGGTGATGTCGCATGAAAATATTACCGAGCGAATGCTCGCTGAGGTGGCACTTCTGGAAAGAAAAAAAGCCCTTCGAAAAAGCGAGGCGGAACTTCGGTTTTTGACAGGAAGACTGATCTCGGTTCGTGAGGAGGAATTACGCCGTTTAGCCCGGGAACTCCACGATGACTTTTCGCAAAGACTTGCGGCTTTTGCAATTGAGATTGGAAAATTAGAAAAACAGATTGGCTCATCACGGGACCCCGTCTCTAAAAAGCTTGGAGAAATTAAAGACCAGGTGGTCAGGTTATCCTCTGATGTTCATGGGATATCCCGGCGCCTACACCCTTCCATATTGGATGACTTGGGATTGGTTTATGCCGTTGAATCGGAATGCAGGGCTTTCTCGGAAAGGGAAGGTGTTTCCGTTAGGTTTTCCCACAAACAGGTTCCCAAAACCCTTTCTAAGGAAGTCTCACTGTGTTTTTACCGGATTACCCAAGAAAGCTTGAGGAATATTGTAAAGCATTCGGGTGCCCAAAAGGCAAAAGTGAATCTAAAGGGCCAAAATGGAAATGTGATCCTAAAAATTCATGATTTTGGGGTGGGTTTTGATTTATCTAGCAAACAAGGGAAAGGGGGGCTGGGTCTGGCCAGTATGAAAGAACGTGTGAGGCTTATCCAAGGGGATTTATCCATCCGTTCAAAACCCGGAGAGGGGACGGTCATTGAGGTTTGTTCTCCAATCAAAGTGGGGGGGAAATGA
- a CDS encoding response regulator transcription factor — MSRLRVLLADDHKIVVEGLRGLLEPEMELVGTVEDGRALLSAVKHLNPDIVVVDISMPLLNGIDATEQIKKVNKKIKIIFLTMHPDVTYATRAFQVGASGYVLKHSAPSELITAIHEAQKGRTYVTPLIAKEVLNSFMEGTHKKGKNASQLTARQREVLQLLVEGHTAKAIASLLNISPRTVEFHKNQIMEDLKLHNKAELIQYAIRHGLTSL; from the coding sequence ATGAGCCGTCTTCGGGTTTTGTTAGCCGATGATCACAAAATTGTAGTTGAAGGGTTACGGGGCCTTTTGGAACCGGAGATGGAACTTGTGGGAACCGTGGAGGATGGCCGTGCCCTTCTTTCAGCAGTGAAGCACCTTAACCCCGATATTGTCGTGGTGGACATCTCAATGCCTTTGCTGAATGGAATTGACGCAACCGAACAAATCAAAAAAGTGAACAAAAAGATTAAAATCATTTTTCTAACCATGCACCCGGATGTTACCTACGCAACAAGGGCTTTTCAGGTGGGGGCCTCCGGTTACGTTTTGAAACATTCCGCTCCGTCGGAATTGATTACCGCTATTCATGAGGCCCAAAAGGGGCGAACCTATGTCACACCGCTCATTGCCAAGGAAGTACTTAATTCGTTTATGGAGGGTACACATAAGAAAGGGAAAAACGCCTCCCAGCTCACAGCCCGTCAAAGGGAGGTATTGCAATTATTGGTTGAAGGTCACACTGCAAAAGCCATTGCCTCATTGTTGAATATTTCCCCAAGAACGGTTGAATTTCACAAGAACCAGATCATGGAGGATCTCAAACTCCATAATAAAGCTGAATTGATCCAATATGCGATCAGGCACGGCCTCACATCCCTCTGA